One Acanthochromis polyacanthus isolate Apoly-LR-REF ecotype Palm Island chromosome 6, KAUST_Apoly_ChrSc, whole genome shotgun sequence DNA segment encodes these proteins:
- the fignl2 gene encoding LOW QUALITY PROTEIN: fidgetin-like protein 2 (The sequence of the model RefSeq protein was modified relative to this genomic sequence to represent the inferred CDS: inserted 11 bases in 8 codons; deleted 2 bases in 2 codons) gives MEDMQAWIGLLKMHWNPEHAQPLSQWPEQHLDVSSTTSSPAHKSEFYSGRGRGSYNYAWANDDISALTASNLLKRYAEKYAGVLDSPYDRPPAVGTYPEPGAFGGLNGQKTEPEPWPLTHSTDASYPLVPPGGHDSHPGSKTVPTSTGPPGVGTVSVVNSNLSDSGYSGSSSCSGSSEYPSSYNGTYLSSGFCPQPSAALPPASXHTLQSTPTLVPSYSPTTPVYNYPPSTYPPQTSLAPSYSHPSATYLPSGLPAPTPVPTRPTVVGGSYSYQSTNLGTSESGGTLKRKAFEMSVEEDDSGDRSRYRKYSYEPLKXGGNSPYSVNDKTECRGNGYSSSGSTDPQTFKSSKPSSQPLVSPQFGAGEYSPPAGMTGENGVSEQGFTQQQQQQQQQQQRSQALKRPPLGSSTVEXTMKSPDPRLLDLVNGELLDCSPALGWGELAGLTHVKAALEQDLLWPVLRPSPSMRPPRTVLLFGPRGGGKKTLTRSLASQLGASFYRLSGAMLASKGKPEAEHILGSLLQVAAARQPSVVLLSQVEAMEXEEGLSQILLTTLEKPRWGPQVLVILVXCYGRPDLLQEAVHRSFAKRYHVGXPDGGCAGRCCSQALLQALSPQGCSLSERELGAVLQRTEGFSVWELLQLSQQAXSPQPPPQLEAMHGLTPSSKPPDFTDFENAFCKVXPHTTTKELDTCIEWSKMYSH, from the exons gCCTGTTAAAGATGCACTGGAACCCTGAGCATGCCCAGCCCCTCAGCCAGTGGCCTGAGCAGCACCTGGACgtctcctccaccacctcctctccGGCCCATAAATCAGAATTCTACTCTGGACGCGGCCGCGGCTCCTACAACTACGCCTGGGCCAACGACGACATCTCGGCCCTCACCGCCTCCAACTTGTTGAAGCGCTACGCTGAGAAGTACGCGGGTGTGCTGGACTCACCGTACGACCGGCCTCCTGCTGTGGGCACTTACCCAGAGCCGGGGGCCTTCGGGGGCCTCAACGGCCAGAAGACTGAGCCGGAACCTTGGCCGCTAACGCACAGCACTGACGCCTCCTATCCCCTGGTGCCCCCTGGAGGCCACGACAGCCACCCGGGCTCCAAGACTGTCCCCACGTCCACAGGCCCTCCGGGGGTTGGCACTGTGTCGGTGGTGAACAGTAACCTCTCAGACTCTGGCTACAGTGGCAGCAGCTCCTGCAGCGGTTCCAGCGAATACCCCTCGAGCTACAATGGCACCTATCtctcctcagggttctgtccgCAACCCAGTGCAGCACTTCCCCCCGCCT TCCACACTCTCCAGTCCACCCCTACTCTAGTGCCCAGCTACAGCCCCACCACACCGGTCTATAACTACCCCCCAAGCACGTACCCTCCCCAGACCAGCCTCGCTCCCAGCTACAGCCACCCCTCTGCAACTTACCTGCCCTCAGGTCTACCAGCCCCTACTCCGGTTCCCACCAGACCCACAGTGGTAGGAGGCAGCTACAGTTACCAGAGCACCAACCTCGGTACGTCTGAGTCCGGAGgcacattaaaaagaaaagcgtTTGAGATGAGTGTAGAGGAGGATGACAGCGGGGACAGGTCTCGGTACAGAAAATACAGTTATGAGCCCTTAA CTGGGGGAAACTCACCCTATAGCGTGAATGACAAAACAGAGTGCAGAGGAAATGGCTACAGCAGTTCAGGCAGCACAGACCCTCAAACCTTTAAGTCCAGCAAGCCCTCCTCCCAGCCCCTGGTGTCTCCTCAGTTTGGGGCAGGGGAGTACAGCCCTCCAGCAGGCATGACGGGGGAGAACGGGGTGTCGGAGCAGGGCTtcacccagcagcagcagcagcagcagcagcagcagcagcgctcCCAGGCCCTCAAACGCCCTCCATTAGGTTCTTCAACTGTTGA GACTATGAAGAGCCCAGACCCGCGACTGTTAGACCTCGTCAACGGGGAGTTATTAGACTGCAGCCCTGCACTGGGCTGGGGCGAGCTGGCTGGGCTCACCCATGTCAAGGCTGCCCTGGAG CAGGACCTGCTGTGGCCCGTGTTGAGGCCCAGTCCCAGT ATGCGGCCACCAAGAACCGTCCTGCTGTTTGGCCCAAGAGGAGGGGGAAAGAAGACACTTACTCGTTCGCTGGCCTCTCAGTTGGGGGCTTCCTTCTACCGCTTGAGTGGAGCCATGCTGGCCTCTAAAGGGAAGCCGGAGGCAGAGCACATTCTGGGGTCTCTGTTGCAGGTGGCGGCGGCTCGGCAGCCCTCAGTGGTGCTGCTGAGCCAGGTGGAGGCcatgga ggaggaggggcTGAGTCAGATACTGCTGACCACCCTGGAAAAGCCCAGGTGGGGACCACAGGTCTTGGTGATTCTCGT TTGCTACGGAAGGCCAGATCTGCTGCAAGAAGCCGTTCACCGGAGCTTTGCCAAGCGGTATCACGTCG CACCGGATGGGGGATGCGCAGGCAGGTGCTGCTCGCAGGCGCTGCTGCAGGCGCTGTCGCCTCAAGGCTGCAGCCTGAGCGAGAGGGAGTTGGGCGCCGTGCTGCAGCGCACTGAGGGCTTCTCAGTGtgggagctgctgcagctcagccaGCAGG CCTCTCCTCAGCCTCCTCCCCAGCTGGAGGCCATGCACGGCCTCACCCCATCCTCCAAACCCCCAGACTTCACAGACTTTGAGAATGCCTTCTGCAAGG GGCCACACACCACCACAAAAGAACTGGACACTTGTATAGAGTGGAGCAAGATGTATAGCCACTGA